The sequence gttgatgcccggcggcttacagagtcccagtCGACTCATACAAACGTGATCGCCTCGGTTTCTAACCAAGTTTGCCTTATAGAataagttaaacatatggcggctcttccctttgggcctcaagtcgcctctgggtctcgGGCCTTCAGAAAGCTTGCTTTATGAACCTCCATCTTCACATCTTCTTAGACCATAACAAGCCTTTTCATCTTTAAGTCGTCAGCGgcatgacccgacccctcctgggcgggtcatacccagtagttatatccccaacccTACTCATACAGAAACGGCGGCGGAAtttttgatgtttgaacaacgggtttgttgtgtcaatgtagtccttccaaagaaggaaatgcccgctctctcgggtGTGATTCAACGCTGGAAGGTGCCCCAGAATGGAGCCACGAAACGACGGGCGCTGgctattgaggtggtgatggaccaacacggcagccaagatctcctcctcctcatcggacGAGGAATCGCCGGattcgcaaaggaaattgtgaaaaaggaactcgtcggcggagtccattttgtaccttggcaaattGTCGAACAACTTGTGGGcgtcgatgaaggagacgaccgaCAAAGGGAGTCGTGCTGCCCtcggaccagctagctgccctggcAGCGTCCGACGAGCGTGTTGGTGAGGATCtggacggggcggggcggcaagaCAACGGTGGCGGGCGACGTGGGAGGTGGCGGCTTGCAGAAGGGATATTGCGGCCCCGGCAGCTGGCAGAGTCACCGGAGAAATGGGcggcatgggcggcggcggcgacgacgaaggaggcgggcgagggCTTGTTGTTGTAATGGGAGAGGATGACCAATGtaccaccgaccagcgggcccggggaaGGCGTAGGCGGGCGCGCACGCATCCGTcggtgccaccgaccagcgggctaGGGGAAGAAGTAGGTGGGCGCGCGCGCATCTGTCACGTGTCTGGGCTGACGCAAATCCGGCTAAAAAATGGACCGGGAATGGATCGGCAGGAtgacgaaaagcggacgcgcgttcgtttggatcggcgcgttgggctgacttttctgtccgcgccgatccaaacggacgcgcgcggaaGAAATGGGTtgccgcgttggagttgctcttagctaCTAGTACAAAACTAAAGGGTCTGCATGCATATCCCCCCTATTTTTACTCTTCACCACATAGGCTTTGGGCGCGGGTCAAAGCAAGGATGGATCGATCTGATGCTTTCCCGCGGCGACCCAACTCCGGCTCCACACATGCACCACATACTCGTCTACGCCTCCCCAACTCGCCACCACCTATTAATCTTCTTCCCCTTGCATGTCAATCTCGGTTCGCTCTGCGCGTCTCATCAGGTAGCCAGCCATGGCGAGCCTCCTCTCCCTCGTGCTGCTCCTCGCGCTCCTCGACACGTCGCGCGCCACAAACTTTGAGGTCGGCGGCGACGCCGAGTGGGTCGTCCCACAGGCCGGCGATTCCCAAACGTACAACCATTGGGCGTCCAAGAACCACTTCCACGTCGGCGACATCGTCCGTAAGACCCACCCACCGTCGTTGATCTACCGACATCTTGGTTGATAAATTGTTTTTTTTGTATGTGGCGTGATCGTGCTTGCGTGCATAGATTTCAAGTACAATCAGGACTCGGTGATGGTGGTGACGGAGGAGGGGTACAACAAGTGCGAGTCGTCGCACCCCATCTTCTTCTCCAACAGCGGTAACACCCAGGTGCGCCTCGACCGCCCCGGCCCCTTCTACTTCATcagcggcgtcaccggccactgcCAGGGCGGGCAGAAGCTGGTCATCAAGGTCACTGACAAGGCCCGGCCACCATCGGGGCCCCCCAGCGGGGCCGCGCCGGCGGGCTTTGGATCCGCCGGCGCCATTGTTGTCCTGATGGCTGTGCTTTGGCCTCTTCTTGTTATGCATGATATTTGAGATGAACATCCATATAATGTTTTTGGAGCTTCATATTAATGGTTTTAGCTCCTTTCCATCATTCCATGTATTCTCGGTTCTCAGTCGTTCAACTTAGTTATAGTACCATGTAATGTACACGAAACCAAAAGGCTAATGAAATTAGTGCAACATTTTGAGAATAGCGGAGTTTCCTTGCATATTGCAGTCATATGTACTCTTTTTCTTTGTACATAGAGGCTAGACAAGTAACATGTGTTTGGACAAATGATTTATACACATATGGTGACAAATGGTTCTGTAATATGGACCGACGGATGGTTGCCTACTTGCTCCTTCTCTTCACTACGTGTCTTTCTGCAGCATTTCCTCCATTGGATTACTCGTCTTCTATTGTTCCTCATCATCCGCTCCGTTAGTAAGTCGCCATGGATCTCGTGGTGGAGCTCGGGCCTCCTCCTTCTTTGTCTTCCGCCTTTTTCTCCATGGATGGTGCCCCTTTTTCCTCCAGTGCTCCTCTCCATCGCCTTGGATCAGGCTCTAGAGCTCAAAATGAAGGTTCTTTGCGGTGTTATGCTCGAGGAAGATGGTGCCATGGTGGAAAACAGGCCCATTGTCATCCGACTCAAACTTTGCGGTGTTTAGTTTAGGGAGGTGTGGTATATTGTAGGGAGAGGGTTAGAACCGCCCTTAGAACTCAAAATGCCACCAACTCTTCCTCATGTTCTCTACGACGGGAAACTTTGCAACAGGTCATGATTAGCATGTTGAGATATACTTCCTTCGTCCCGATTTCTTTTTGCGGGGGAAACTTGAGAGCTTTATTAAGTAAAAGCATTCTCTATGCAGTCAGCCAAAAGGCTGCTGATCAAGAAGCTAGGAGTACTGTCTAGCCAACTCTCGGTCACGTCAATCGTGCAAGCATGCTTGGCACAGATATGAGCCGGACCGTTCGCTAACCTTGATACATGTTGGATTACAAAAGAAGTAAAACTACTAGCTAGCTCTCCAATCTCTACTATGATCGGTGCCACGACTGAGGATGAATCATGGCGATTGGTCCAGAGGTTTACAACCTCCTGGCAATCCGTCTCGAGGACGACTCTCGAAAAGCCCCTCAACTTGGCGAAGATGACACCATCTTTTGCTGCCATCGCCTCCGCGATGAGAGGATCTGTTACGCCTAGATATGGTTTGCTCCAAGCCCCCTGGAAGGAACTCAGTGACCTTGCAACTCCTCTGCCACCCCAACGCCTTCGTCTCGCCGAACAGAGGCGTCGGTGTTGATCTTTACCCCAAGCAGAATCCGGGGGTTGCCAACCATGTCCTGGCAAGACTAGACCATAACGAAGAGGTACGTCCAGGAGTGCGAGCGACTACCTGGTTCTCCGAACTGAATTCGCAGGATCAAGTATGTCTTCCCCATGTGTCAGCTTGTTTCTTGAGTGCCAAACAGACCACATAACCGAAATGATGTTAGCCCACTCCCGGCTAGTGAATTGATCCTCGCATATGATATCTCTGGCCGAATTaaatttgggacggaggtaatagTAGTTAAGAAGCAGAAAAAATACGTAAACTGTAAAATGGCACCTCTCTCCGTAAACTGTAAAATTGAGTCGTAGTTAGAGCATCTCTACCAGACCCCTATCCTAAAAGTCCAAAACCTTCTCCTTGTTTTCCCCAAACTGTTATAGGGAAATGACTCTTGCTCATCTAGCAGATCCCTATCCAATTTTTTTTGTCAATTCATCAAAACCTTTGCTCAAATAATTAAAATAAATTGATCCCATTTCAACACAAACATAGACAACTTGAATGCACTACATAATAATTCAGTTACGAgcataaaaaatgttcatcgaatccTTCAAACATAACCATAATTTTTGTCGAAAGGCACCGAATGAACAAGTTCATTCCAAAAAACCACAAACACATGATGGATCAAAATCCACTTCGTAGTTCAAATGAGACTCATGCACTCACGTCGTTGTCACCGTCGACAGCACCCTTACCGTCGCCACTACACATCTTATCAAAGATGTCCCCACGAGTAAACACCCATTACTGTCTCACCTTCTCGTCCATCTTGCTAGGATCCATCCACATGATAGCACGCTCCTCGGCCCTTGTTGTTGTAGCACTCCTCTATCCTTTACCAAAAGTTCTCCTTTGTTTGGAAGGCACTGAATGTGGCATCGAGAGAGATGTTGACCCAAGCTTCACACAAGCATTTGTCTTCCTTGATCTTGCAGTTGCACAACATACTCCTCTTCTTGTTTACTTGACTCTCCTCATCTCCTCGACCTCATCCACCACCATGGCCTCTCTCATTTTGCTATATGCTATTGACATGGCAATGCCATCAAAGCCATGTTTTGAGGCTTACATTCAATTTTTGCATGAAAAGCGGCCACATCATCATTTAATTGCTCACTACGAAAGTATACAAAGAACCTAGAAATCAATAGAAAATCATGCACCACTTTCCTAagaaaattgcaaataaaaatGAAAAGAAGGACAAAGTgtaatgctacttcttgagcttgagttggtttttcccttgaagaggaaagggtgatgccgctaagtagagataagtatttccctcagttcgagaaccaaggtattagtccagtaggagacaacgcacaaatcaccgaatacctgcacaaacaatcaaacaacttgcacccgacgcgataaaggggttgccaatcccttcacggttacttgcaaaagtgagatctgatagagataaagtaaatatttttggtatttttggtttatagatcgaaaagtaaaagattgcaaaaatagtagatcagaaactaatatgatggaaaagacccagggggcataggtttcactagaggcttctctcaagatagcaaataatacggtgggtgaacatattattgccgagcaattgatagaaaagcgcaaagttatgacgatatctaaggcaatgatcatgaatataggcatcacgtccatgtcaagtagactgaaacgattctgcatctactactattactccacacatcgaccgctatccagcatgcatctagagtgttaagttcataaagaatggagtaacgcattaagtaagatgacatgatgtagatgaattaactcaagcaatatagtgaaaaccccatctttttatcctcgatggcaacaatacaatacgtgccttgctgccctactgtcactgcgaaaggacaccgcaagaaaaaacaatctagttggccaaaccaagccgatagtttgaagagaattacaaagatattaattcatgcatataagaattcagagaagattcaaataatattcatagataagctcatcataaatccacaattcatcggatctcgacaaacacaccgcaaaaaaagtattacatccaatagatctccaagaacatcgaggagaacatggtattgagaatcaatggagagaagaagacatctagctactagctatggacccataggtctatggtaaactactcacgcttcatcggaagggcgatagagttgatgtagaagccctccatgatcgaattcccctccggcagggtgccgaaaaaggtccctagatggtatctcacgggtacaaaaggttgtggcggtggaaaagtgttttcatggatgcctctggtggtttgaggatatatgggaatatataggcgaaagaattaggtcaggagggtcgcgggaggcccacaagggtgggggcgtgctctaccccctgggcatgcccttcatccttgtggacgcctcgtggctcctccgacttcatctccaagtctcctggttgtcttctggtccaagaaaaatcatcgtgaaggtttcattccgtttggtattccttttctgcgaaactcaaaacaaggaaaaaaataggaacttgcactgggctctaggttaataggttagtccccaaaataatataaaatatcatattagtgcatataaaacaccaaaacagataatataaaagcatgtaacaatcaaaaattgtagatacattggagacatatcaagcatccccaagtttaattcatgctcgtcgtcgagtaggtaaatgaaaaaagcagaacttttgatgtggaatgctacctaacatatttatccatgtaatttttctttattgtggcatgaatgttcagatccataagattcaaaacaaaagtttaatattgacataaaaacaataatacttcaagcatactaacaatgcaattatgtcttctcaaaataacatggccaaagaaagctgatccctacaaaatcatataggatggctatgctccatcttcattacataaaatattcaaatcatgcacaaccccggtttcagccaagcaattgtttcataatttagtattctcagactttttcaactttcaggcaatacatgagcgtcagccatggacataacactataggtggaatagaatatggtggttgtgaagaagacaaaaagagggagatagtatcacatcaactaggcgtatcaacgggctatggagatgcccatcaatagatatcaatgtgagtgagtagagattgccatgcaacggatgcactagagctataagtttatgaaagttcaaaaagaaaaactaagtgggtgtgcatccaacttgcttgctcatgaagacctagggcgatttgaggaagcccgtcattggaatatacaagccaagttctataatgaaaaattcccactagtatatgaaagtgacaaaataggagactctctatcatgaagaccatggtgctactttgaagcataagtgtggataaaggatagtaacattcccttctctctttttctctcattttttcttttctccctttttttgggccttcttttttttggcccttttctctttttttttaatttccacACATgggacctgatgacccacaagtgtaggggatctatcgtagtcctttcgataagtaagagtgtcgaacccaacgaggagcagaaggaaatgataagcggttttcagtaaggttttctgcaagcactgaaattgtaggtgatagatagttttatgataagataaatagtaacgagtaacaagtaaataaagtaaataaggtgcagcaaggtggcccaatcctttatttagcaaaggataagcctggacaatttctaataatgagaaagaagctcccgaggacacatgggaattatcgtcaagctagttttcatcacgctcatatgattcgcgttcggtactttgataatttgatatgtgggtggaccggtgcttgggtactgcccttacttggacaagcatcccacttatgattaacccctattgcaagcatccgcaactacaccaaaagtattaaggtaaacctaaccatagcatgaaacatgtggatccaaataagcccctaacgaagcaacacataaactagggtttaagcttatgtcactctagcaacccatcatctacttattacttccctatgccctcctctaggaccaataatggtgaagtgtcatgtagtcgacgttcacatgacaccactagaggagaagacaacatacatctcgtcaaaatatcgaacgaataccaaattcacatgactactaatagcaagacttcacccatgtcctcaggaacaaacgtaactactcacaaagcatattcatgttcataatcagaggtgtaataa comes from Triticum aestivum cultivar Chinese Spring chromosome 5B, IWGSC CS RefSeq v2.1, whole genome shotgun sequence and encodes:
- the LOC123117882 gene encoding mavicyanin, whose product is MASLLSLVLLLALLDTSRATNFEVGGDAEWVVPQAGDSQTYNHWASKNHFHVGDIVHFKYNQDSVMVVTEEGYNKCESSHPIFFSNSGNTQVRLDRPGPFYFISGVTGHCQGGQKLVIKVTDKARPPSGPPSGAAPAGFGSAGAIVVLMAVLWPLLVMHDI